In the genome of Hevea brasiliensis isolate MT/VB/25A 57/8 chromosome 14, ASM3005281v1, whole genome shotgun sequence, the window ATTCAGAACTTACTGTTTCCAGGATAACTGCAGATGTAAGCTGAATTTGTGGGTTCTCTAGAATGGCTTATCAGCCTTTATGTTTATTAACATGTGGATTTCTCCTCTTTGTAGCTTGAAAGAATGGAATTCAGAGCTAAAAATGCTGGGAAGGAATCAGAGCTACTGAAGGAGCAGCTAGAAGATCTAAAATTGCAACTAAGTGAGgtgccatttatatttttattttgttttaatccCTTTCTATTATTCTCTTCAAAACTTTTACTTCTTGTTCCCACCTTCCTTTTTGAACTGTTCTTACTGAGCAGCATCCTtagataattttatattttaaacgtGGATAAGTCCACATATCCTTGTTTGAAGCTGTAGCATTAGTAGAGCCTTGGTTGGTTTCTCATTAAATGCTTCTGATTTCCCACTCAGTGCTTTCACCAGAAGAGTGAACTAGAGAAGAAATTATCGAGTTTAACGATTCAAGGAGTTGCTTCTACGGAGAGCAATATTTTGGTTAAACATCTCCAAGAAGAGCTTAGGAATTACGTAAGTTTGTCTCCATTGTGTTACTTTGTTATGTTAAATTTTTGTTCCTTTAATTTATTGCACGTATTATGGTATAAGCCTGTATGGGTTCTTGCCCTTGATAAATGTGCTGTGTAGTGGCTTTAAACGCATTGCTATAGACCATTACAATGAGCATTATCCTACGATCAAAATCTAAGCACTTTACATGTTTTCCCAAGTATAAtccgggaaaaaaaaaaaagagaaattttaTTGCAGTTTATTTCATTCCCAAGGGAACATGATGCAGAATTTTTCAAAATCCAGCTGCAAGCCATAGTAAATTTGGGGTGTTGATGGATTTCACATCACATATGTATAGCATTTTGCAGACTTTTATTAGTTATTACATGAATCCATTCCTCTTATAGTTATGTGATTTATCTATATTTGACATTTGAGCAGGAGTCTGAAGTGAGAGAAGCAAGAAAATTGAAATCGTCTTATGAGAACATTGAGTTATTAAAGGAGAAATTATTGGAAGAAAAGAGCCGCAAAGAGACGGCAGAGTCAGAGTTATCCAAGTTACGAGAGTGTGAGCTAAATATGAGGAAGTTGGAGGACGAGTTGTCTTCTTGGAAGTTGATGATAAAAGACATCCCTGATGTGTCATGCTGTGACGATATACCTCTTAAGTTTTCAGCTTTACAGAAGTATGTATAGCCTGAAGTTGATACTCATGGGTTCATCATTAAAGACCACTTTAGGGTTGGCAGGAGATAGAAAGTTATACTTTTTAAAAGAAGAAtgctatttttttttctcaaaatataatcaTGTTGGTGATAGGGTTGATTTCATCTGTGGTCATTGAACTTTTATTGATTTCAGTTggttactaaatttcaatttgtaTTAGTACAATTACTCAATTTTACTTTTGTTTCATTAAGGTTGCTATTATTAGGTTTGGGTAGAATTTTCTGCAAGATTTTTTACGAGTAACCAAGTAAAAATTTTCTAATCTAGTTATAcaatttataatagatttatgGAGCTTTCTTACTTAGTCAACACATCATAAATTTGCTAAATCCTGATAAAATTTTGTCAATAGTGAccttgttgaaaaaaaaaaaaatgtattgtTTCTGATACAAATGGGTTTTTTTGACTTGTTGAAATTAATGAGAAGTTCAGTGACCTTGGGCGGAAGTGGTCTGTGGTGGGAAGGGGTTAGGCATGTCCTTGTACTAGTTATACTTTGTAAAGCAGGTTGCTAATTGGAAGTGATTTTGTTTCTGTATAGCTTCTGAAGTGTTGAATAACTTCTTGTTTTCAATGCTACCCATCTGTTGCTTTATTGCAAAGATAAAAAGTGATTGTGATCTTAAAGGAAAGGCTTGGAGTTAGTGTTTTTAATGTAGTTCTTTTTCTACTCTCATTGTAATTCTTTCTCAAACACTGATATTTTCTTTCAATGCAGAGAGGTGATTGATAACATGATTAAGGTGGGTGAGGCAAATGCGCGATTGAAACAAATGGAGGTGGCTCTGGATGCTGCCCAACTTGGCAAACAAAATGCTGAAACTGAGACTGCATTGGCTAAAGAGAAGGCAGAAGGCTTGAAATTGGAGGTCAATCAGATTGAATTGATGGTAAGTGTTGGTTTAGGTAGTTTCAGGCTATTTACAATTTCCATGTTTCTttactttttctaatttttttttttcatttgactAGTGAGTCGTGTGTAAATTGGAGGCCTTACCACTGTAGTGGGCTTTGTCCTTCTCTGTAGTTGATCTATTCAGCTGCAGTTAGGGGAGCTGTTGTTGACCAAATGCTGCATCTATTTTCTATGAAAACATAACTCTTTTTGCCTTTGACATTATCACTCCATTGCTTGCTATGTTAGGCAGCCAGTGTTGGTTCATTTTATTGGAAGAAATACAATTCTTGCTTTAGGTGCTGATTTGCAGAGGGTATTATGTGCACCTGAAAACATTGATCTACTTTATTTCTATGTGACACTTAATATTGATTTTCAACCAtctatgattttctttttttttttttaaatgttttaatCATTTTCTTTACAAAAATATTGATGTTATTTTCAGCTTTCTGCGGTTACTGAAGAGAGAGATAGGTTGAAAAATATTGTTGATGAATTGAGGAGGTCAAAGAATGAACAAGCAGGGGATGGAGCAGCTTCTGGAAGTCTTCTTCAGGTCTTATCTTACCCCTTTCCTTCCTCCtttctgttttcttcattttggaAATTCTTCTGACCTTTCTTGATGGTCTTTGTTTGCACATTGTTTTTATGTGCAGGAACTTGAATCATCTCTTATGAAGAGGGATTGTTTAATTAAAGAATTGGAGCGTAATTTACATGAAAAAAAAGAAGTTAATAATCGACAACTTGATGAAATAAAGTTGCTCAATGACAGGCTGAATAATGAAGCTAGGAGAATCAAATCGCTGGAAAGGGAGAGTGACCGGCTTCGTTCAGAGATTTCTCTATTGGAGTCCAAGGTTTGTTTACAATTTATTGCTAATTTTGTATAATATTTTGTTCAAGGACACCTTAAAATGAAAATCAGGTCAAGTGATTTTTTAATATCATTGAGATATTTTTCATTACCATTTTTGTTCTCTTTTTACTTTCATTCATTTTGATTTGGTGAGACAAATGAAACTTCATTAAGATGCTTAATTTATTTCATGTCCTTGACATTAGTGCTATTTTCCTTCACAGCTAGGTCATGGTGACTATTCTGCCACAAACACAAAAGTATTGAGAATGGTGAATACTCTTGCAGTTGATAATGATGCCAAACAAACTATAGAGGCTTTGCGTACTGAGTTGCAGAAGACAAAGGAGAAGTTACAAGCTGTTGAAGAATTAAAGAGTCAGTCAGGTATCAAGCAATGCTGTTGAACAGCAATACTTATTCTTTTTTTCCCTGTAAGCTATTGGCTTCAAAAAGTTATAGATTTATGCTTGTTATAATTCATAAAAGTCTACATTTAAGCATCATGGCTTCATGTCATTGGCTTCTTCTTTTGTCTTTACTAAGTGGCTTCAATTCTTAGCCTTTATATGGTAGCAGATGCAGATCATAAATCCTCTCATTGAGATTCCTTCGGTCTTGTGCCTGAAAATGCCCACTTGTTAATCTGTAACTTTGGTGAATGGCTTAAGATTCATGAATTGCTCTTAATTCTTTTTTCAGACTTAGTATAAATAATTTGGGTGTAATACACTGTGTTTGCATTGGTTTGACATGTTTGGTTGCTGTGTAATGTTAAGAATTTTGAAGGACCCTTTTCAGATTATATGGAATAGTATAGTTTTTCAAACATCTAGATTCTTGATGCTTAAGCCAGTATGCTGTATGGAATAAAATTCTTTCCTCCGGCTCCTTGATGGGCTTCATGCCCTCTCAAAATATTATGTGTTTTGAGCCATGATTTTAATTTTGCAGTCAAGATGTCTCATCTCATAGTCCTTGCCAACCAGAATCAAGTAGCAGGACTTGATTGTGGTTGAATAATCTGTGTGTATTCCCTAATTGCCATCTTCTGGATTACCCAGACAGGATCTTTCTCCTTTGATGGTTCTAGTTGATACTGTTCAGGCAAGTTTTG includes:
- the LOC110634728 gene encoding mitotic spindle checkpoint protein MAD1; the encoded protein is MIFRTPPPKRPRDDAKAIESSPVGSDRRLVIYEDPVVQLPESSHEPQPSDHMLCTYQCRQMVKSDFLDALSNAEKQVCDYKSKLETLNENFCKAEAERKKFRDQFLYAEQELAAAKGREQALQQQLLMEINDSQERLKKQLELCSKLEIKLENERNLRKKAESSATSAEEKASVLEGKLSHLSESIDREKKCLNNELAQLRGDSELTVSRITADLERMEFRAKNAGKESELLKEQLEDLKLQLSECFHQKSELEKKLSSLTIQGVASTESNILVKHLQEELRNYESEVREARKLKSSYENIELLKEKLLEEKSRKETAESELSKLRECELNMRKLEDELSSWKLMIKDIPDVSCCDDIPLKFSALQKEVIDNMIKVGEANARLKQMEVALDAAQLGKQNAETETALAKEKAEGLKLEVNQIELMLSAVTEERDRLKNIVDELRRSKNEQAGDGAASGSLLQELESSLMKRDCLIKELERNLHEKKEVNNRQLDEIKLLNDRLNNEARRIKSLERESDRLRSEISLLESKLGHGDYSATNTKVLRMVNTLAVDNDAKQTIEALRTELQKTKEKLQAVEELKSQSGDAGKLVDSYISGKMTQLKEQIATLEKREERYKTVFADRISVFRRACCELFGYKIVMDEHQRSNGIPVTHFTLQSIYAQNDDEKLEFEYESGNTNILANAYTSQSEISRQVDIFIHKMNSIPAFTANLTVESFNRRTLS